One window from the genome of Montipora foliosa isolate CH-2021 chromosome 5, ASM3666993v2, whole genome shotgun sequence encodes:
- the LOC138004150 gene encoding uncharacterized protein, with protein MRLFERVVVKQELSPALGSSAIGPDQFAYKEGCNKTLALLTCQHHWLKWLDGAMDFVRVFSFDFSKAFDSVPHAIVCNKLMSLNINPYVINWIVSFLSNRKQRTNQSINQSDIRPVYPERNLLLKYADDLTLSVPVSAHQDHSLIEVNSIQHWAVRNRMKLNLTKTWEMVVHGRISKPLPPMVQGIERKSWLKLLGIIFQENPSDWDLHVDNLLRRASSRLYILRVCKHFGYPKEQLTKLFDLLIMSLFLYGIEIWGAAYQGKYLDRIDRFFKRAFKFGYTNNLYVIAEVIRNRDCKLWGTITDTPSHPLYQLLPPKKQRFLRNRGHDFILPAVKTERFKRSFINRCLFNFI; from the exons ATGAGACTCTTTGAAAGAGTGGTAGTAAAGCAAGAGCTGTCTCCTGCACTGGGGTCATCAGCTATTGGCCCAGACCAGTTTGCCTATAAAGAAGGATGCAACAAAACCCTGGCGCTCCTTACTTGTCAACATCATTGGCTAAAATGGCTGGATGGGGCAATGGACTTCGTAAgagttttttcctttgatttctcGAAGGCTTTTGACAGTGTTCCACATGCTATCGTTTGCAATAAGTTAATGTCGCTTAATATTAATCCTTATGTTATCAATTGGATTGTCAGTTTTCTTAGCAATAGGAAACAGagaaccaatcaatcaatcaatcaatca GATATAAGACCGGTTTATCCGGAGCGCAATCTATTACTAAAATATGCTGATGATCTTACACTAAGCGTACCTGTGTCCGCACATCAAGATCACTCTCTCATTGAGGTCAACAGCATTCAACACTGGGCGGTTAGAAACCGTATGAAACTAAATCTCACTAAGACCTGGGAGATGGTGGTGCATGGTAGAATTTCCAAACCACTGCCACCTATGGTACAGGGTATTGAACGGAAGAGCTGGTTGAAATTGCTTGGCATAATTTTTCAGGAGAATCCATCGGATTGGGACCTTCATGTTGACAATTTGCTACGCAGAGCTAGTAGTCGTTTATACATTTTACGTGTTTGCAAACATTTTGGATACCCTAAAGAGCAATTGACTAAATTATTTGATCTCTTAATTATGTCCCTGTTTTTATATGGAATTGAGATTTGGGGAGCGGCATATCAAGGTAAATACCTTGATCGCATTGACAGGTTTTTTAAGCGAGCGTTTAAATTTGGTTACACCAACAACCTGTATGTAATAGCTGAAGTTATCAGAAATCGAGACTGTAAGCTATGGGGAACTATCACAGATACTCCTTCCCACCCCCTTTACCAACTATTACCCCCTAAGAAACAGAGATTTTTGCGAAACAGAGGACATGATTTTATTTTACCTGCTGTTAAAACAGAACGTTTTAAGAGATCTTTTATTAATAGgtgtctttttaattttatttaa